A single genomic interval of Paracoccus contaminans harbors:
- a CDS encoding ABC transporter ATP-binding protein, with the protein MSDPILRIRDLRVWFGHPPERVDAVRGVALAVAKGESHGLVGESGSGKSTILRAIAGLVPTWLGEITVDGEGLRGTRRSRTFHRRVQMVFQDPYASLHPRHTVDHVLAETLTLQGMDDIDRRIGRLLDDVGLGRGFRFRYPHQLSGGQRQRVAIARALAGEPEIVLLDEPTSALDVSVQAEILNLLSDLRADRGLTYLMVSHDLSVVGHLCQRLAVMQAGQVVDELTVAQLRSGQAASPYTRHLIEASRSYERSGPA; encoded by the coding sequence ATGAGCGATCCTATCCTGCGCATCCGCGACCTGCGCGTCTGGTTCGGCCATCCCCCCGAACGGGTGGATGCGGTGCGGGGCGTCGCGCTGGCGGTGGCCAAGGGCGAAAGCCACGGGTTGGTCGGGGAATCGGGGTCCGGCAAATCGACGATCCTGCGGGCAATCGCCGGTCTTGTCCCCACCTGGTTGGGCGAGATCACCGTGGACGGCGAAGGGCTGCGGGGAACGCGGCGCAGCCGGACGTTCCACCGTCGCGTGCAGATGGTGTTTCAGGATCCCTATGCCAGCCTGCACCCCCGCCATACCGTCGATCATGTCCTGGCCGAGACGCTGACCTTGCAGGGCATGGACGACATCGACCGGCGGATCGGGCGGCTGCTGGACGATGTGGGGCTGGGGCGCGGCTTTCGCTTCCGCTATCCCCATCAGCTTTCGGGGGGGCAGCGCCAGCGCGTGGCGATCGCCCGCGCCCTTGCGGGCGAGCCCGAGATCGTCCTGCTGGACGAGCCGACCAGCGCGCTGGACGTGTCGGTGCAGGCCGAGATCCTGAACCTTCTGTCCGACCTGCGGGCCGACCGCGGTCTGACCTATCTGATGGTCAGCCACGATCTGTCGGTCGTCGGCCATCTGTGCCAGCGCCTGGCCGTCATGCAGGCCGGTCAGGTCGTGGACGAGCTGACCGTCGCCCAGTTGCGCAGCGGCCAGGCCGCCAGCCCCTATACCCGCCACCTGATCGAGGCCTCGCGCAGCTATGAGCGGTCTGGCCCGGCCTGA